The Antennarius striatus isolate MH-2024 chromosome 20, ASM4005453v1, whole genome shotgun sequence genome includes a region encoding these proteins:
- the apbb1ip gene encoding amyloid beta A4 precursor protein-binding family B member 1-interacting protein, with translation MDDIDAMFSDLLGEMDLLTQSLDQETVPPASPPSPVEEVSFAGGFTDLNDSLHELEDTDLDALMADLVADLNASEQKLAAEIESLKVPSPTTSGQAPPNLPRPGLPPPDLPPPLEEPGKRPASSLVSPTSPASHTSSNVSTPASAAASPLPPPPPQSAKPTMEEIEAQMKADKIKLALEKLKEAKVKKLVVKVLLNDGSSKTLMVDERQSVKDVMDNLFEKTHCDCNVDWSLCETNPELHLERTFEDHENLVEPLLAWTRDTENKILFQERPEKHEVFKNPQNFYLWKKDKKTLREIKDKDKELLIQENFCTSSIIVPDLEAVLHLKEDGKKSWKQRLFQLRASGIYYVPKGKTKSSRDLVCFVQLDNLNVYYGKDFKSKYKAPTDFCFALKHPQIQKESQYIKYLCCDDAWTMNLWVTGIRIAKYGVLLYENYKTAEKKAAISAVWTNRTAPPRSNPSTPSPPIKAKSPGQANGHIHDSQTGPDSTDWGNIPPPPPPPPSSNNLPPPPPDPALPPPPPPLAAKRPREPSSSRPHLPNNFPPPPPAMDHFPPPPMPPPVEDATESPPDFLPPPPPAPGFGSLPPPPPPVSCLPPPPPPPAGFGGMNQSLPPPPPDPGFLPPPPPPAAPPMFTGAGGPPPPPPPPPPQPAAAPRAAVRPPGSMKKVPPAPPKRTTPLMHGRGGGGGGGGGGGDGDFMSELMLAMNKKRSAH, from the exons ATGGATGACATTGATGCCATGTTCAGTGATCTGCTGGGGGAGATGGATCTCCTGACTCAG AGTCTCGATCAGGAAACAGTACCTCCTGCGTCCCCCCCAAGCCCAGTAGAGGAAGTCAGTTTCGCCGGTGGCTTCACCGACCTTAATG ATTCTCTCCATGAACTGGAAGACACGGATTTGGATGCACTCATGGCGGATTTGGTGGCTGACCTCAACGCTTCGGAACAGAAACTCGCAGCCGAAATAGAAAGTCTGAAGGTACCGTCACCGACCACGTCAGGCCAGGCGCCTCCAAACCTACCCCGGCCAGGTCTGCCCCCGCCAGACCTGCCACCACCTCTCGAGGAGCCGGGCAAACGACCTGCCTCCTCCCTCGTGTCCCCGACATCACCCGCCAGCCACACCAGTAGCAATGTCAGCACCCCAGCCTCCGCTGCTGCTTCACCTTTACCTCCTCCACCCCCGCAGTCAGCAAAACCCACAATG GAGGAAATTGAGGCTCAGATGAAGGCAGACAAAATCAAGCTTGCCCTTGAGAAGCTCAAAGAAGCTAAAGTGAAAAAG TTGGTGGTGAAAGTGTTGTTGAATGACGGCAGCTCCAAGACCCTGATGGTCGATGAGAGGCAGAGCGTCAAGGACGTAATGGACAACCTGTTTGAGAAGACTCACTGTGACTGCAATGTTGACTGGAGCCTGTGTGAAACCAACCCTGAACTTCACCTTG AACGAACGTTTGAAGACCACGAGAACCTCGTGGAACCTCTCCTGGCGTGGACGAGGGACACCGAGAACAAGATCCTTTTTCAGGAACGGCCGGAAAAACATGAAGTTTTCAAGAACCCGCAG AACTTTTATCTGTGGAAGAAGGACAAGAAAACACTCAGAGAGATAAAGGACAAGGACAAGGAGTTATTAATTCAG GAGAACTTCTGCACTTCTTCCATCATCGTGCCCGATCTGGAGGCCGTGCTGCACCTCaaagaagatggaaagaaatcCTGGAAGCAGCGTCTCTTCCAGCTGAGAGCTTCGGGAATTTACTACGTGCCCAAAGGGAAAACCAAG TCGTCCCGGGACCTCGTCTGCTTCGTCCAGCTCGACAATCTGAACGTCTACTACGGCAAAGACTTTAAGAGCAAATACAAGGCCCCCACTGACTTCTGCTTCGCTCTGAAG CATCCTCAGATCCAAAAGGAATCCCAGTACATCAAGTATTTGTGCTGCGACGATGCTTGGACCATGAACCTGTGGGTAACCGGAATACGCATCGCAAAG TATGGCGTCTTGCTTTATGAAAACTACAAAACAGCTGAGAAGAAGGCGGCCATCAGCGCCGTGTGGACGAACCGCACCGCTCCGCCCCGCTCCAACCCGTCCACGCCCTCACCCCCCATCAAAG CAAAATCGCCGGGTCAGGCTAACGGTCACATCCACGACTCCCAAACCGGACCCGACTCCACG GACTGGGGAAATATTCCTCCCCCACCTCCGCCCCCACCGTCATCCAACAacctccccccaccacctccagaCCCGgctctccctcctccacctcctccgctGGCTGCCAAACGCCCCCGAGAACCGTCCTCATCCAGACCGCACCTGCCCAACAacttccctccacctccacccgcaATGGACCACTTCCCTCCCCCACCGATGCCCCCGCCCGTCGAAGATGCCACAGAGAGCCCGCCAGACTTCCttccgccccctcctcctgctcctggcTTTGGTTCCCTGCCACCTCCCCCACCGCCAGTGAGCTGCCTTCCACCACCACCGCCCCCACCGGCTGGTTTCGGTGGTATGAACCAGTCTctgccccctccaccaccagaTCCAGGGTTtttacctccacctcctcctcctgcagctcctccaatGTTCACAGGAGCTGGaggtcctcctccacccccacctccacctccacctcaacCCGCCGCTGCCCCCAGAGCAGCAGTACGGCCCCCGGGCTCCATGAAGAAGGTGCCTCCTGCTCCGCCAAAGAGGACTACGCCATTGATGCATggacggggtgggggtggaggaggaggaggagggggaggggatggAGACTTTATGTCCGAACTGATGCTGGCCATGAACAAGAAGCGTAGCGCTCATTAG